A region from the Fundulus heteroclitus isolate FHET01 chromosome 22, MU-UCD_Fhet_4.1, whole genome shotgun sequence genome encodes:
- the LOC105933295 gene encoding follistatin-related protein 1: MCAHSQHLSDFLTPIMSEDEGHLSQMMSISARLLLLLLLFSPASPSPLAKDQSVCARTFCGAGRECVWTIGGQPECRCLQRCDESERWVCGSNSKSYRNHCELHRDACITETKIHVAQRGQCVGKRTETDISPVVCFLSERDRLREQVIRWINSEVDQDHWASNLSSSSRDVLQKYFQTYAGGDSQLDSSEFLRFLSHNESALNLLYPDAQGTNHLLRSLCVDALIELADEDFDWKLSLTEFTNCLTPSYQPQERKCALEDAVFEDGAETQRECNKCVCACGNWVCTALTCYEGHRLKTHHQEKGEEEMTEDEWRRTVAELNALQEISITGS; the protein is encoded by the exons TGACTTTCTAACACCGATCATGTCTGAGGACGAGGGACATCTTTCCCAGATGATGAGCATCTCTGCAcggctgctgctcctcctcctcctcttttctcCTGCATCCCCGTCTCCTCTTGCAAAG GATCAGTCTGTGTGTGCCAGGACTTTCTGTGGTGCAGGCAGAGAGTGTGTTTGGACCATCGGAGGACAACCGGAGTGTCGCTGTTTACAG CGTTGTGACGAATCGGAGCGCTGGGTGTGTGGCAGCAACAGCAAATCTTACAGGAATCACTGTGAGCTGCACAGAGATGCCTGCATCACCGAGACCAAAATCCACGTGGCTCAGCGAGGACAGTGTGTGG GGAAACGGACAGAGACAGACATCAGTCCTG TCGTGTGTTTCCTGTCTGAGCGGGATCGGCTCAGAGAGCAGGTGATCCGGTGGATTAACTCAGAGGTGGACCAGGATCATTGGGCCTCAAACCTGTCGTCATCATCCAGGGATGTCCTGCAGAAGTATTTTCAG ACCTATGCCGGCGGGGATTCCCAGCTGGATTCCAGCGAGTTCCTGCGCTTCCTGAGCCACAATGAGAGCGCTCTGAACCTCCTGTACCCCGATGCTCAGGGGACTAACCATCTACTCAG GTCTCTTTGTGTCGATGCTTTAATCGAGCTGGCAGATGAAGATTTCGACTGGAAACTCAGTTTAACTGAGTTCACCAACTGCCTGACCCCCAGCTACCAGCCACAGGAGAGAA AGTGCGCTTTGGAGGACGCCGTGTTTGAGGACGGAGCTGAAACCCAGAGAGAGTGCAACAAGTGTGTGTGCGCCTGTGGGAACTGGGTGTGCACCGCGCTCACATGCTACG AGGGGCACCGGCTGAAGACGCACCATCaggaaaaaggagaagaagaaatgaCAGAGGATGAGTGGAGGAGGACTGTGGCTGAACTCAACGCTTtacag GAGATCTCCATCACTGGGAGCTGA
- the runx2a gene encoding runt-related transcription factor 3 isoform X2: MARSSRLFKVCDTVGKCRQDPSPKCHQLDEQEVRTSLQQHGTASQRGLVHTDSPNFLCSILPQHWRCNKTLPRAFTVVALGNDVPDGVVVTVMAGNDDNCSAELRNATTTMKHGYAQFNDLRFIGRSGRGKTFTLSINVLTSPPQIATVHRAIKITVDGPRLPRRQRQKELKSGMFRPSSSISSTAPLDCRSFSSSLWTNEPSFLSQMTSLTSSFTPAPRLHHLPSVPFSAHPSPYGSYLSSAASVPPPLSHSGPFQPGGFYYGSNQPHQSTGEDRNIVAAMSNYIEGPCLTMRGEEPVWRPY; encoded by the exons GAGCAGGAGGTGAGAACTTCTTTGCAGCAGCACGGCACAGCATCCCAAAGAGGCCTAGTGCACACCGACAGCCCGAACTTCCTCTGCAGCATCCTGCCACAGCACTGGAGATGTAACAAGACCCTGCCCAGAGCCTTCACT GTAGTTGCTCTGGGTAATGACGTGCCAGACGGCGTGGTGGTGACCGTGATGGCTGGCAATGATGACAACTGCAGCGCCGAGCTACGCAACGCCACGACCACCATGAAGCACGGCTATGCTCAGTTCAACGATCTGCGCTTCATAGGTCGCAGTGGCAGAG gtAAGACTTTCACCCTGTCCATTAACGTGCTGACCTCACCTCCTCAAATCGCCACCGTACACAGAGCCATTAAGATCACTGTGGATGGACCTCGGCTGCCACGAC GTCAGAGACAGAAGGAGCTGAAGTCAGGAATGTTCCGGCCctccagcagcatcagcagtACCGCCCCGTTAG ACTGCAGATCCTTTTCCTCCTCCTTATGGACCAACGAGCCATCATTTCTGAGTCAGATGACATCTCTGACTTCCTCCTTCACTCCAGCTCCCAGACTCCATCACCTGCCCTCCGTCCCCTTCTCCGCTCATCCTTCACCATACGGCTCCTActtgtcctctgctgcttctgtTCCCCCTCCGCTGAGCCACAGTGGCCCCTTCCAGCCAGGCGGTTTCTACTACGGGTCAAACCAACCGCACCAAAGCACAGGGGAGGACCGCAACATTGTTGCAGCGATGTCCAATTACATAGAAGGGCCGTGTCTTACCATGAGAGGGGAGGAGCCTGTCTGGAGACCTTACTGA